Proteins encoded within one genomic window of Camelina sativa cultivar DH55 chromosome 19, Cs, whole genome shotgun sequence:
- the LOC104766762 gene encoding probable protein phosphatase 2C 20 isoform X2, whose product MTGREILHKMKVLLQLKAGFCGSETGRGKSKMWKNVAHGFEFVKGKACHPMEDYVVSEFKKVDGHDLGLFAIFDGHLGHDVARYLQTNLFDKILKEDFWTDTENAIRNAYISTDAVILEQSLKLGKGGSTAVTGILIDGKMLVVANVGDSRAVMSKNGVAYQLSVDHEPNKEQKEIESRGGFVSNIPGDVPRVDGQLAVARAFGDKSLKIHLSSEPDITHQIIDDETEFIVFASDGIWKVITNQEAVDVIKSIKDPQAAAKELIEEAVSKKSKDDISCIVVRFQ is encoded by the exons ATGACAGGCAGAGAGATTCTTCATAAGATGAAGGTATTGCTTCAG TTGAAGGCTGGATTCTGCGGATCTGAGACAGGAAGAGGTAAGAGCAAGATGTGGAAGAACGTCGCACACGGTTTTGAGTTTGTGAAAGGCAAAGCATGCCATCCAATGGAGGACTATGTTGTGTCTGAGTTCAAGAAAGTAGACGGCCATGATTTGGGGTTGTTTGCTATCTTTGACGGTCACTTGGGGCATGATGTGGCCAGGTACTTGCAGACCAATCTCTTTGATAAGATTCTCAAAGAG GATTTTTGGACTGATACGGAAAACGCTATAAGGAATGCATACATATCAACCGATGCTGTGATACTAGAGCAGTCACTTAAACTTGGCAAAGGCGGATCAACGGCTGTGACAGGCATTCTGATAGATGGGAAAATGCTAGTGGTTGCTAATGTTGGAGACTCACGGGCAGTGATGTCAAAGAATGGTGTTGCCTATCAACTCTCTGTTGACCATGAACCAAACAAAGAACAGAAGGAAATTGAGAGCCGTGGTGGCTTTGTATCAAATATTCCAG GGGATGTTCCAAGAGTCGATGGACAGCTAGCGGTTGCGAGGGCGTTTGGTGACAAGAGCTTAAAGATACATCTTAGCTCAGAACCAGACATAACACACCAGATAATCGATGATGAAACTGAGTTCATCGTTTTTGCGAGTGATGGAATTTGGAAG GTGATAACGAACCAAGAAGCTGTGGACGTGATCAAAAGCATAAAAGATCCACAAGCGGCAGCCAAGGAGTTGATAGAAGAAGCAGTCTCTAAGAAAAGCAAAGACGACATCTCTTGTATAGTTGTAAGGTTCCAGTGA
- the LOC104766762 gene encoding probable protein phosphatase 2C 58 isoform X3 produces the protein MTGREILHKMKLKAGFCGSETGRGKSKMWKNVAHGFEFVKGKACHPMEDYVVSEFKKVDGHDLGLFAIFDGHLGHDVARYLQTNLFDKILKEKDFWTDTENAIRNAYISTDAVILEQSLKLGKGGSTAVTGILIDGKMLVVANVGDSRAVMSKNGVAYQLSVDHEPNKEQKEIESRGGFVSNIPGDVPRVDGQLAVARAFGDKSLKIHLSSEPDITHQIIDDETEFIVFASDGIWKVITNQEAVDVIKSIKDPQAAAKELIEEAVSKKSKDDISCIVVRFQ, from the exons ATGACAGGCAGAGAGATTCTTCATAAGATGAAG TTGAAGGCTGGATTCTGCGGATCTGAGACAGGAAGAGGTAAGAGCAAGATGTGGAAGAACGTCGCACACGGTTTTGAGTTTGTGAAAGGCAAAGCATGCCATCCAATGGAGGACTATGTTGTGTCTGAGTTCAAGAAAGTAGACGGCCATGATTTGGGGTTGTTTGCTATCTTTGACGGTCACTTGGGGCATGATGTGGCCAGGTACTTGCAGACCAATCTCTTTGATAAGATTCTCAAAGAG AAGGATTTTTGGACTGATACGGAAAACGCTATAAGGAATGCATACATATCAACCGATGCTGTGATACTAGAGCAGTCACTTAAACTTGGCAAAGGCGGATCAACGGCTGTGACAGGCATTCTGATAGATGGGAAAATGCTAGTGGTTGCTAATGTTGGAGACTCACGGGCAGTGATGTCAAAGAATGGTGTTGCCTATCAACTCTCTGTTGACCATGAACCAAACAAAGAACAGAAGGAAATTGAGAGCCGTGGTGGCTTTGTATCAAATATTCCAG GGGATGTTCCAAGAGTCGATGGACAGCTAGCGGTTGCGAGGGCGTTTGGTGACAAGAGCTTAAAGATACATCTTAGCTCAGAACCAGACATAACACACCAGATAATCGATGATGAAACTGAGTTCATCGTTTTTGCGAGTGATGGAATTTGGAAG GTGATAACGAACCAAGAAGCTGTGGACGTGATCAAAAGCATAAAAGATCCACAAGCGGCAGCCAAGGAGTTGATAGAAGAAGCAGTCTCTAAGAAAAGCAAAGACGACATCTCTTGTATAGTTGTAAGGTTCCAGTGA
- the LOC104766764 gene encoding S-alkyl-thiohydroximate lyase SUR1-like, with protein sequence MFSNTFFFVCLLVWPSYSEQRTQKRKEMSEEQPHANLVVPAFKTEKDPKTQTQNGQSSVWRFSGSDKAAKASTVTLRGVIYMLFGNCNKDVKKTILPLGHGDPSVYPCYRTCIEAEDAVVDALRSGKCNSYGPGAGILPARRAVADYLNRDLPNKLTPEDIFLTAGCNQGIEIVFESLARPNANILLPRPGFPHYDARAAYSGLEVRKFDLLPEKEWEIDLEGIEAIADENTVAVVVINPNNPCGNVYSHDHLKKVAETARKLGIMVISDEVYDQTIFGDNPFVPMGKFASIVPVLTLAGISKGWVVPGWKIGWIALNDPEGVFETTKVAQSIKQSLDITPDPSTIIQAALPAILEKADKNFFAKKNKILKHNVDLVCDRLKDIPCVSCPKKPESCTYLLTKLELPLMDNIKDDTDFCMKLAREENLLFLPGEALGLKNWMRITIGVEAHMLEDALERLKGFCTRHTKKTETDTDSLQALKLSDNNVEI encoded by the exons ATGttttcaaatacttttttttttgtttgcttgcttgtttgGCCTTCTTACAGTGAACAAAGaactcaaaagagaaaagagatgaGCGAAGAACAACCGCACGCCAACCTAGTGGTACCCGCGTTTAAAACTGAGAAAGATCCCAAAACGCAGACACAGAATGGTCAAAGTAGCGTTTGGCGTTTCAGCGGAAGCGATAAAGCAGCGAAAGCCTCAACCGTAACGCTGAGAGGTGTCATCTACATGCTCTTCGGCAACTGCAACAAAGACGTCAAAAAGACTATTTTACCCCTCGGCCACGGTGACCCTTCCGTCTACCCTTGCTACCGCACCTGTATCGAAGCCGAAGACGCCGTCGTCGACGCCCTCCGCTCTGGCAAATGCAACTCTTACGGTCCCGGAGCTGGGATTCTCCCCGCAAGACG AGCCGTTGCTGATTACCTGAACCGAGATCTTCCGAACAAGTTAACTCCGGAAGATATATTCCTGACTGCTGGATGCAACCAAGGGATAGAGATCGTGTTCGAATCATTGGCCCGACCAAACGCAAACATCTTGCTCCCACGTCCTGGCTTCCCTCACTACGACGCTCGTGCTGCTTACAGTGGTCTCGAGGTTCGCAAGTTTGATCTTCTTCCCGAGAAAGAGTGGGAGATTGATCTTGAAGGTATCGAAGCCATTGCGGACGAGAACACTGTGGCAGTGGTTGTGATTAACCCCAACAACCCCTGTGGAAATGTCTACTCTCACGACCATCTCAAAAAG GTTGCAGAGACGGCTCGGAAGCTGGGGATAATGGTGATCTCAGACGAAGTATATGACCAAACTATATTCGGAGACAATCCATTCGTTCCAATGGGGAAGTTCGCATCGATCGTCCCAGTGTTGACACTAGCAGGCATCTCTAAGGGATGGGTTGTTCCCGGATGGAAAATTGGCTGGATCGCGTTGAATGACCCGGAGGGCGTTTTCGAAACCACCAAG GTGGCTCAATCCATCAAACAGAGTCTTGACATAACTCCTGACCCTTCCACTATAATTcag GCTGCACTTCCTGCGATCCTGGAGAAAGCGGATAAAAACTTCTTTgcaaagaagaacaagataCTCAAACATAATGTTGATTTGGTGTGTGATAGGCTCAAGGACATCCCATGTGTCTCCTGTCCCAAGAAACCTGAGTCTTGCACTTACTTATTG ACAAAGCTGGAGCTGCCATTGATGGATAACATCAAGGACGACACTGATTTCTGCATGAAGCTGGCCAGAGAGGAGAATCTCTTGTTTCTTCCAG GCGAGGCTCTGGGTTTGAAGAACTGGATGAGGATAACCATCGGAGTCGAAGCTCATATGCTTGAGGATGCACTTGAGAGATTAAAGGGTTTCTGTACACGTCATACCAAGAAGACAGAGACAGACACTGACTCACTTCAAGCTTTGAAACTGAGTGATAATAATGTCGAAATATAA
- the LOC104766762 gene encoding probable protein phosphatase 2C 20 isoform X1: MTGREILHKMKVLLQLKAGFCGSETGRGKSKMWKNVAHGFEFVKGKACHPMEDYVVSEFKKVDGHDLGLFAIFDGHLGHDVARYLQTNLFDKILKEKDFWTDTENAIRNAYISTDAVILEQSLKLGKGGSTAVTGILIDGKMLVVANVGDSRAVMSKNGVAYQLSVDHEPNKEQKEIESRGGFVSNIPGDVPRVDGQLAVARAFGDKSLKIHLSSEPDITHQIIDDETEFIVFASDGIWKVITNQEAVDVIKSIKDPQAAAKELIEEAVSKKSKDDISCIVVRFQ; this comes from the exons ATGACAGGCAGAGAGATTCTTCATAAGATGAAGGTATTGCTTCAG TTGAAGGCTGGATTCTGCGGATCTGAGACAGGAAGAGGTAAGAGCAAGATGTGGAAGAACGTCGCACACGGTTTTGAGTTTGTGAAAGGCAAAGCATGCCATCCAATGGAGGACTATGTTGTGTCTGAGTTCAAGAAAGTAGACGGCCATGATTTGGGGTTGTTTGCTATCTTTGACGGTCACTTGGGGCATGATGTGGCCAGGTACTTGCAGACCAATCTCTTTGATAAGATTCTCAAAGAG AAGGATTTTTGGACTGATACGGAAAACGCTATAAGGAATGCATACATATCAACCGATGCTGTGATACTAGAGCAGTCACTTAAACTTGGCAAAGGCGGATCAACGGCTGTGACAGGCATTCTGATAGATGGGAAAATGCTAGTGGTTGCTAATGTTGGAGACTCACGGGCAGTGATGTCAAAGAATGGTGTTGCCTATCAACTCTCTGTTGACCATGAACCAAACAAAGAACAGAAGGAAATTGAGAGCCGTGGTGGCTTTGTATCAAATATTCCAG GGGATGTTCCAAGAGTCGATGGACAGCTAGCGGTTGCGAGGGCGTTTGGTGACAAGAGCTTAAAGATACATCTTAGCTCAGAACCAGACATAACACACCAGATAATCGATGATGAAACTGAGTTCATCGTTTTTGCGAGTGATGGAATTTGGAAG GTGATAACGAACCAAGAAGCTGTGGACGTGATCAAAAGCATAAAAGATCCACAAGCGGCAGCCAAGGAGTTGATAGAAGAAGCAGTCTCTAAGAAAAGCAAAGACGACATCTCTTGTATAGTTGTAAGGTTCCAGTGA